The window TCGACGACGCAGTCAAGGCCAAAGAAGCCGAGCTTTTGAAGGTTTGAGCTGTGGATATAGAAAAAATCTATCGCGACTGCGGCGCATATCTGCGAGGGCATTTTCTGCTTTCAAGCGGCAACCACTCGGAATTCTATCTGCAAAGCGCCAAAGTACTTGAGGATCCGCAGCTCGCAGGACAGCTTGCGGACGAACTTGCCGCTATCATCGAAAAAGCGGGCGTGGAGTTTGATAGCGTCTGCTCGCCCGCGCTGGGCGGAATTTTAGCGGGCTACGAGCTAGCTCGCGCGGCAAAAAAACGCTTCATATTTACCGAGCGCGTAGATCGCGTAATGAGCCTGCGACGCGGCTTTGAAGTGCATAAGGGCGAGAGATTTATCGTCTGCGAAGACATCGTCACGACGGGCGGCTCGGCTCTTGAGAGCGCAAAGCTCATCGAAAACCTAGGCGGCGAGGTCGCGGGCTTTGCCGCGCTTGCCAATCGCGGATTTTGCAAGGTCGCAAATTTAGCGGGCAGCAGTGCTAAGGCTGG is drawn from Campylobacter sp. and contains these coding sequences:
- the pyrE gene encoding orotate phosphoribosyltransferase, which produces MDIEKIYRDCGAYLRGHFLLSSGNHSEFYLQSAKVLEDPQLAGQLADELAAIIEKAGVEFDSVCSPALGGILAGYELARAAKKRFIFTERVDRVMSLRRGFEVHKGERFIVCEDIVTTGGSALESAKLIENLGGEVAGFAALANRGFCKVANLAGSSAKAGAKLPADKPFFALGNFEFEIYEPATCPLCAAGSKAIKPGSRGN